From Desulfovibrio sp., the proteins below share one genomic window:
- a CDS encoding transposase gives MSKRRMFSAEFKAMVVLEASKFFLTLSELASKYDVHPTMIAS, from the coding sequence ATGTCCAAGCGAAGGATGTTTTCTGCGGAGTTCAAGGCTATGGTAGTCCTGGAGGCCTCAAAATTCTTTTTAACCCTATCTGAACTAGCGAGCAAGTACGACGTACACCCCACGATGATTGCGTCCTGA